In Uranotaenia lowii strain MFRU-FL chromosome 2, ASM2978415v1, whole genome shotgun sequence, one genomic interval encodes:
- the LOC129748653 gene encoding protein strawberry notch isoform X2, giving the protein MATKKSSYGFEDDEENIDSSGSDFDEDEDPDEIEVPGGGKDLATVAKLKNNTTVPNLSGMAAASNVSSKSTGKIPSGLVTKSVTTGGYEMIKQPTITKQPSASGSALGDGNVVASGSGSGSLVKHNVSPSSSIPPGATSILGGLGSYYPPSIVTLLAQMGMAASLGFGGNASANNLNQMTSNQIMLEHLKALVTANPHYLTSGIPTNLLSQIWMADVSKQLNQAPEEEEGEEEEMGVAETYADYWPAKSKVGKKHPDAVVETASLSSVEPPDVYYKLSIPPETINSGQLSALQLESITYASQAHDHLLSGGSRAGFLVGDGAGVGKGRTIAGIIYENYLKGRKKAIWISVSNDLRYDAERDLRDIGASRIEVHALNKLKYAKINSSINNNIKKGVIFGTYSALIGESQSSESKYKTRLKQLLQWCGEGFDGVIVFDECHKAKNLCPVGSSKPTKTGLTALELQNKLPKARVVYASATGASEPRNMAYMVRLGLWGQGTPFPSFMEFITAVEKRGVGAMEIVAMDMKLRGMYIARQLSFHGVTFKIEEVPLTREFKQVYDESVELWVLAMQKFTEAAELIDAENRMKKTMWGQFWSAHQRFFKYLCIASKVNHAVKVARDAIKFGKCVVIGLQSTGEARTLEQLERDDGELSDFVSTAKGVFQSLVEKHFPAPDRSRINRLLGLDVPRKTQLETILESIDSKPSVSTDLKRKNQGETSSNLKKSRLNSPGPNSDSNNSDADSDSNQDSDSDRSSDHNPFYSGSDSDDDPWVGKTAKAKPKKAKSPKKKPVSTQDKIQAHLSKKQTDTKPVVFQASNGVSIQLGPPPKDAIERACQMKDELMAKIEKLGNSLPPNTLDQLIDELGGPENVAEMTGRKGRVVQNDDGSIQYESRSESDVPLETLNITEKKRFMDGEKDVAIISEAASSGISLQSDRRVRNQRRRVHITLELPWSADRAVQQFGRTHRSNQVNAPEYMFLISDLAGERRFASTVAKRLESLGALTHGDRRATETRDLSQFNIDNKYGRSALESVMKTIMGYEQPLVPPPSDYKGDFFKDIAGALVGVGIIVNSEQMPGVLSLDKDYNNISKFLNRILGMPVELQNRLFKYFTDTLTAIIEQAKKRGRFDLGILDLGAAGENVTRTKITKFIRKHATGVAPTELHTVQVERGMIWQEAIDKWADLAGEKEGFYISRHARNGKFAVVLAIEFEDCSKGNTSNNKRKNDTKNRKEMMYQIYKPNTGLQFKQESLDELEKKYKKVLSDEAETHWTQQYDASVNTCAHSYWKGVCRYVSMGQDCEIGLRRRTYFVLSGSVLAVWSRVESSLAARIGNQNRMQVIRLKTKEGIKIVGTLIPKNCVDHLIKDLSSDAEKVEEQSFLEK; this is encoded by the exons gtgGTGGAAAAGATCTGGCTACGGTTGCCAAGCTTAAGAACAATACAACTGTACCAAACTTGAGTGGTATGGCGGCGGCATCAAATGTGTCATCGAAATCAACCGGTAAGATACCCAGTGGTCTAGTCACGAAATCGGTCACCACCGGCGGCTACGAAATGATCAAACAGCCTACCATTACGAAACAGCCCAGTGCTAGCGGCAGTG CCTTGGGCGATGGTAATGTCGTTGCCAGTGGCAGTGGTTCTGGTAGCCTGGTGAAACATAATGTATCGCCTTCCTCCTCAATCCCACCGGGTGCCACCAGCATCTTGGGGGGACTGGGAAGCTACTATCCTCCTAGTATAGTCACACTACTGGCACAAA TGGGTATGGCTGCATCTCTCGGTTTTGGTGGAAACGCATCAGCCAACAACCTGAACCAGATGACTAGCAACCAGATCATGCTAGAACACTTGAAGGCACTGGTGACGGCAAATCCTCACTATCTCACCAGCGGCATACCAACAAATCTACTCTCCCAAATATGGATGGCTGATGTCAGTAAG CAACTCAACCAAGCGcccgaagaagaagaaggcgAGGAGGAAGAGATGGGAGTCGCAGAAACATACGCAGACTATTGGCCAGCGAAAT CTAAAGTTGGTAAAAAACATCCCGATGCTGTAGTAGAGACAGCTTCGTTATCATCCGTAGAACCACCGGACGTATACTACAAACTATCCATCCCACCAGAAACTATCAACAGTGGCCAACTCAGCGCTCTGCAGCTGGAATCGATTACCTATGCTAGTCAGGCTCATGATCATCTGCTGTCAGGAGGATCTCGAGCCGGGTTCTTAGTGGGAGATGGAGCTGGTGTGGGAAAAGGTCGCACCATAGCAGGTATTATTTACGAAAATTATCTCAAAGGTCGAAAGAAAGCAATTTGGATTTCGGTTTCTAATGATCTACGCTACGACGCTGAACGTGATTTACGCGATATTGGGGCTTCCAGAATCGAGGTTCACGCTCTCAATAAACTAAAATACGCCAAAATAAATTCatcaataaataataacattaaaaaagGCGTCATCTTCGGAACATACTCCGCATTGATTGGTGAATCGCAGAGTTCGGAAAGCAAATATAAAACACGCCTCAAGCAGCTACTACAATGGTGTGGCGAAGGCTTTGATGGAGTTATTGTTTTCGACGAATGTCACAAAGCCAAAAATCTTTGCCCTGTTGGTTCTAGCAAACCAACGAAGACTGGTTTAACGGCGCTTGAACTACAGAATAAACTACCAAAAGCGCGTGTTGTTTATGCGTCAGCTACTGGGGCCTCTGAACCACGGAATATGGCATATATGGTTCGATTAGGATTGTGGGGACAAGGTACACCATTTCCCTCTTTCATGGAATTTATAACAGCTGTGGAAAAACG GGGAGTGGGTGCAATGGAAATTGTAGCAATGGATATGAAGTTACGCGGAATGTACATCGCTCGTCAACTTAGTTTCCACGGTGTGACTTTTAAGATCGAAGAAGTTCCATTGACGAGGGAGTTCAAGCAGGTTTATGATGAGTCGGTTGAATTG TGGGTGCTGGCCATGCAGAAATTTACCGAAGCTGCTGAACTGATAGATGCTGAGAACAGGATGAAAAAAACAATGTGGGGTCAGTTTTGGTCTGCTCATCAACGGTTCTTCAAATATCTATGTATAGCTTCGAAAGTAAATCATGCAGTAAAAGTGGCACGAGATGCTATTAAATTCGGCAAATGTGTGGTAATTGGCTTACAGTCGACTGGTGAAGCCCGTACATTAGAGCAACTTGAACGAGATGATGGGGAATTGTCTGATTTTGTTTCCACTGCTAA agGTGTTTTCCAGTCATTGGTCGAAAAACATTTTCCCGCTCCTGATAGAAGTCGAATTAATAGGTTATTGGGATTAGACGTCCCTAGGAAAACGCAGCTTGAAACAATTTTAGAAAGTATTGATTCCAAACCATCGGTTAGTACGGATCTAAAACGCAAGAATCAGGGCGAAACTTCGTCAAATCTTAAAAAGTCACGTTTAAATTCTCCTGGGCCCAATAGCGATTCTAATAATTCGGATGCTGACAGTGATAGTAACCAGGACTCTGATAGTGACCGTAGCAGTGACCATAATCCATTCTATTCTGGATCAGATAGCGATGATGATCCTTGGGTCGGTAAAACAGCTAAAGCTAAACCTAAAAAGGCCAAAAGTCCCAAGAAGAAACCGGTGTCAACTCAAGATAAAATTCAGGCTCATCTATCTAAAAAGCAAACAGATACCAAACCCGTGGTTTTCCAAGCCAGTAACGGGGTTTCTATACAGCTGGGGCCTCCACCGAAAGACGCAATTGAACGGGCATGTCAAATGAAGGATGAATTGatggcaaaaattgaaaaactcggAAACAGTTTACCACCAAATACTCTCGATCAGTTGATTGACGAACTTGGTGGACCCGAAAATGTTGCCGAGATGACTGGCCGTAAAGGTCGAGTCGTTCAAAACGACGATGGCTCTATACAATATGAATCTAGATCCGAATCCGACGTTCCGCTGGAAACGTTGAACATAACGGAAAAGAAACGCTTTATGGATGGCGAAAAAGATGTTGCTATTATATCAGAAGCGGCATCCAGTGGTATTTCACTACAGAGTGATCGAAGAGTTCGTAATCAAAGACGTCGAGTTCATATAACACTTGAATTGCCATGGTCTGCAGATAGAGCTGTGCAACAGTTTGGGCGAACCCATCGATCAAATCAGGTCAACGCTCCCGAATACATGTTCCTTATATCAGATCTTGCCGGAGAACGAAGGTTCGCTTCTACAGTTGCTAAAAGATTGGAATCTTTGGGTGCGTTGACTCATGGAGACCGTCGAGCAACGGAGACCAGAGATTTATCACAATTCAACATTGACAATAAATACGGTCGATCGGCTTTAGAATCCGTAATGAAAACTATCATGGGATATGAACAACCTTTGGTTCCCCCACCGAGCGATTACAAGGGAGACTTTTTCAAAGACATAGCTGGAGCGCTTGTCGGTGTGGGGATCATCGTCAACAGCGAGCAAATGCCGGGAGTTCTCAGTCTTGATAAAGACTATAACAATATATCTAAGTTCCTTAACCGTATTTTGGGCATGCCAGTAGAGTTGCAGAACagacttttcaaatatttcaccgATACTCTCACAGCTATCATTGAGCAAGCGAAGAAACGTGGCCGCTTCGATTTAGGAATCTTGG ATTTGGGAGCAGCTGGAGAAAATGTTACGAGaactaaaataacaaagtttATTAGAAAACACGCGACAGGGGTTGCACCAACAGAACTGCATACCGTTCAGGTGGAACGAGGAATGATCTGGCAGGAAGCTATAGACAA GTGGGCTGATCTAGCTGGTGAAAAAGAAGGATTCTATATTTCACGACATGCTCGGAATGGAAAGTTTGCAGTCGTATTAGCGATTGAATTTGAAGACTGCAGCAAAGGAAACACCAGCAATAATAAAAGAAAGAATGATACAAAAAACCGCAAGGAAATGATGTACCAGATCTATAAACCTAATACGGGGCTTCAATTCAAGCAAGAATCATTGGACGAGTTAGAAAAAAAGTACAAGAAGGTGTTGAGTGATGAGGCAGAAACTCATTGGACACAGCAATACGATGCGTCGGTGAATACCTGCGCACATAGCTACTGGAAAGGTGTTTGTCGCTATGTTTCGATGGGACAAGACTGTGAG ATCGGTTTACGGAGGCGCACGTATTTTGTACTTTCGGGATCAGTATTGGCTGTCTGGTCGAGGGTAGAAAGTAGCTTAGCGGCTCGAATTGGCAATCAAAACCGAATGCAGGTTATTCGGTTGAAAACGAAGGAAGGCATAAAAATTGTCGGTACGCTTATACCAAAGAACTGTGTTGATCACTTAATCAAGGATCTGAGCAGCGATGCAGAAAAGGTTGAGGAGCAGTCGTTTTTAGAAAAGTAA
- the LOC129748653 gene encoding protein strawberry notch isoform X1, which produces MATKKSSYGFEDDEENIDSSGSDFDEDEDPDEIEVPGGGKDLATVAKLKNNTTVPNLSGMAAASNVSSKSTGKIPSGLVTKSVTTGGYEMIKQPTITKQPSASGSALGDGNVVASGSGSGSLVKHNVSPSSSIPPGATSILGGLGSYYPPSIVTLLAQMGMAASLGFGGNASANNLNQMTSNQIMLEHLKALVTANPHYLTSGIPTNLLSQIWMADVSKVQPQQPLTTPFNYQLNQAPEEEEGEEEEMGVAETYADYWPAKSKVGKKHPDAVVETASLSSVEPPDVYYKLSIPPETINSGQLSALQLESITYASQAHDHLLSGGSRAGFLVGDGAGVGKGRTIAGIIYENYLKGRKKAIWISVSNDLRYDAERDLRDIGASRIEVHALNKLKYAKINSSINNNIKKGVIFGTYSALIGESQSSESKYKTRLKQLLQWCGEGFDGVIVFDECHKAKNLCPVGSSKPTKTGLTALELQNKLPKARVVYASATGASEPRNMAYMVRLGLWGQGTPFPSFMEFITAVEKRGVGAMEIVAMDMKLRGMYIARQLSFHGVTFKIEEVPLTREFKQVYDESVELWVLAMQKFTEAAELIDAENRMKKTMWGQFWSAHQRFFKYLCIASKVNHAVKVARDAIKFGKCVVIGLQSTGEARTLEQLERDDGELSDFVSTAKGVFQSLVEKHFPAPDRSRINRLLGLDVPRKTQLETILESIDSKPSVSTDLKRKNQGETSSNLKKSRLNSPGPNSDSNNSDADSDSNQDSDSDRSSDHNPFYSGSDSDDDPWVGKTAKAKPKKAKSPKKKPVSTQDKIQAHLSKKQTDTKPVVFQASNGVSIQLGPPPKDAIERACQMKDELMAKIEKLGNSLPPNTLDQLIDELGGPENVAEMTGRKGRVVQNDDGSIQYESRSESDVPLETLNITEKKRFMDGEKDVAIISEAASSGISLQSDRRVRNQRRRVHITLELPWSADRAVQQFGRTHRSNQVNAPEYMFLISDLAGERRFASTVAKRLESLGALTHGDRRATETRDLSQFNIDNKYGRSALESVMKTIMGYEQPLVPPPSDYKGDFFKDIAGALVGVGIIVNSEQMPGVLSLDKDYNNISKFLNRILGMPVELQNRLFKYFTDTLTAIIEQAKKRGRFDLGILDLGAAGENVTRTKITKFIRKHATGVAPTELHTVQVERGMIWQEAIDKWADLAGEKEGFYISRHARNGKFAVVLAIEFEDCSKGNTSNNKRKNDTKNRKEMMYQIYKPNTGLQFKQESLDELEKKYKKVLSDEAETHWTQQYDASVNTCAHSYWKGVCRYVSMGQDCEIGLRRRTYFVLSGSVLAVWSRVESSLAARIGNQNRMQVIRLKTKEGIKIVGTLIPKNCVDHLIKDLSSDAEKVEEQSFLEK; this is translated from the exons gtgGTGGAAAAGATCTGGCTACGGTTGCCAAGCTTAAGAACAATACAACTGTACCAAACTTGAGTGGTATGGCGGCGGCATCAAATGTGTCATCGAAATCAACCGGTAAGATACCCAGTGGTCTAGTCACGAAATCGGTCACCACCGGCGGCTACGAAATGATCAAACAGCCTACCATTACGAAACAGCCCAGTGCTAGCGGCAGTG CCTTGGGCGATGGTAATGTCGTTGCCAGTGGCAGTGGTTCTGGTAGCCTGGTGAAACATAATGTATCGCCTTCCTCCTCAATCCCACCGGGTGCCACCAGCATCTTGGGGGGACTGGGAAGCTACTATCCTCCTAGTATAGTCACACTACTGGCACAAA TGGGTATGGCTGCATCTCTCGGTTTTGGTGGAAACGCATCAGCCAACAACCTGAACCAGATGACTAGCAACCAGATCATGCTAGAACACTTGAAGGCACTGGTGACGGCAAATCCTCACTATCTCACCAGCGGCATACCAACAAATCTACTCTCCCAAATATGGATGGCTGATGTCAGTAAGGTACAACCGCAGCAGCCGTTAACTACGCCATTCAACTAC CAACTCAACCAAGCGcccgaagaagaagaaggcgAGGAGGAAGAGATGGGAGTCGCAGAAACATACGCAGACTATTGGCCAGCGAAAT CTAAAGTTGGTAAAAAACATCCCGATGCTGTAGTAGAGACAGCTTCGTTATCATCCGTAGAACCACCGGACGTATACTACAAACTATCCATCCCACCAGAAACTATCAACAGTGGCCAACTCAGCGCTCTGCAGCTGGAATCGATTACCTATGCTAGTCAGGCTCATGATCATCTGCTGTCAGGAGGATCTCGAGCCGGGTTCTTAGTGGGAGATGGAGCTGGTGTGGGAAAAGGTCGCACCATAGCAGGTATTATTTACGAAAATTATCTCAAAGGTCGAAAGAAAGCAATTTGGATTTCGGTTTCTAATGATCTACGCTACGACGCTGAACGTGATTTACGCGATATTGGGGCTTCCAGAATCGAGGTTCACGCTCTCAATAAACTAAAATACGCCAAAATAAATTCatcaataaataataacattaaaaaagGCGTCATCTTCGGAACATACTCCGCATTGATTGGTGAATCGCAGAGTTCGGAAAGCAAATATAAAACACGCCTCAAGCAGCTACTACAATGGTGTGGCGAAGGCTTTGATGGAGTTATTGTTTTCGACGAATGTCACAAAGCCAAAAATCTTTGCCCTGTTGGTTCTAGCAAACCAACGAAGACTGGTTTAACGGCGCTTGAACTACAGAATAAACTACCAAAAGCGCGTGTTGTTTATGCGTCAGCTACTGGGGCCTCTGAACCACGGAATATGGCATATATGGTTCGATTAGGATTGTGGGGACAAGGTACACCATTTCCCTCTTTCATGGAATTTATAACAGCTGTGGAAAAACG GGGAGTGGGTGCAATGGAAATTGTAGCAATGGATATGAAGTTACGCGGAATGTACATCGCTCGTCAACTTAGTTTCCACGGTGTGACTTTTAAGATCGAAGAAGTTCCATTGACGAGGGAGTTCAAGCAGGTTTATGATGAGTCGGTTGAATTG TGGGTGCTGGCCATGCAGAAATTTACCGAAGCTGCTGAACTGATAGATGCTGAGAACAGGATGAAAAAAACAATGTGGGGTCAGTTTTGGTCTGCTCATCAACGGTTCTTCAAATATCTATGTATAGCTTCGAAAGTAAATCATGCAGTAAAAGTGGCACGAGATGCTATTAAATTCGGCAAATGTGTGGTAATTGGCTTACAGTCGACTGGTGAAGCCCGTACATTAGAGCAACTTGAACGAGATGATGGGGAATTGTCTGATTTTGTTTCCACTGCTAA agGTGTTTTCCAGTCATTGGTCGAAAAACATTTTCCCGCTCCTGATAGAAGTCGAATTAATAGGTTATTGGGATTAGACGTCCCTAGGAAAACGCAGCTTGAAACAATTTTAGAAAGTATTGATTCCAAACCATCGGTTAGTACGGATCTAAAACGCAAGAATCAGGGCGAAACTTCGTCAAATCTTAAAAAGTCACGTTTAAATTCTCCTGGGCCCAATAGCGATTCTAATAATTCGGATGCTGACAGTGATAGTAACCAGGACTCTGATAGTGACCGTAGCAGTGACCATAATCCATTCTATTCTGGATCAGATAGCGATGATGATCCTTGGGTCGGTAAAACAGCTAAAGCTAAACCTAAAAAGGCCAAAAGTCCCAAGAAGAAACCGGTGTCAACTCAAGATAAAATTCAGGCTCATCTATCTAAAAAGCAAACAGATACCAAACCCGTGGTTTTCCAAGCCAGTAACGGGGTTTCTATACAGCTGGGGCCTCCACCGAAAGACGCAATTGAACGGGCATGTCAAATGAAGGATGAATTGatggcaaaaattgaaaaactcggAAACAGTTTACCACCAAATACTCTCGATCAGTTGATTGACGAACTTGGTGGACCCGAAAATGTTGCCGAGATGACTGGCCGTAAAGGTCGAGTCGTTCAAAACGACGATGGCTCTATACAATATGAATCTAGATCCGAATCCGACGTTCCGCTGGAAACGTTGAACATAACGGAAAAGAAACGCTTTATGGATGGCGAAAAAGATGTTGCTATTATATCAGAAGCGGCATCCAGTGGTATTTCACTACAGAGTGATCGAAGAGTTCGTAATCAAAGACGTCGAGTTCATATAACACTTGAATTGCCATGGTCTGCAGATAGAGCTGTGCAACAGTTTGGGCGAACCCATCGATCAAATCAGGTCAACGCTCCCGAATACATGTTCCTTATATCAGATCTTGCCGGAGAACGAAGGTTCGCTTCTACAGTTGCTAAAAGATTGGAATCTTTGGGTGCGTTGACTCATGGAGACCGTCGAGCAACGGAGACCAGAGATTTATCACAATTCAACATTGACAATAAATACGGTCGATCGGCTTTAGAATCCGTAATGAAAACTATCATGGGATATGAACAACCTTTGGTTCCCCCACCGAGCGATTACAAGGGAGACTTTTTCAAAGACATAGCTGGAGCGCTTGTCGGTGTGGGGATCATCGTCAACAGCGAGCAAATGCCGGGAGTTCTCAGTCTTGATAAAGACTATAACAATATATCTAAGTTCCTTAACCGTATTTTGGGCATGCCAGTAGAGTTGCAGAACagacttttcaaatatttcaccgATACTCTCACAGCTATCATTGAGCAAGCGAAGAAACGTGGCCGCTTCGATTTAGGAATCTTGG ATTTGGGAGCAGCTGGAGAAAATGTTACGAGaactaaaataacaaagtttATTAGAAAACACGCGACAGGGGTTGCACCAACAGAACTGCATACCGTTCAGGTGGAACGAGGAATGATCTGGCAGGAAGCTATAGACAA GTGGGCTGATCTAGCTGGTGAAAAAGAAGGATTCTATATTTCACGACATGCTCGGAATGGAAAGTTTGCAGTCGTATTAGCGATTGAATTTGAAGACTGCAGCAAAGGAAACACCAGCAATAATAAAAGAAAGAATGATACAAAAAACCGCAAGGAAATGATGTACCAGATCTATAAACCTAATACGGGGCTTCAATTCAAGCAAGAATCATTGGACGAGTTAGAAAAAAAGTACAAGAAGGTGTTGAGTGATGAGGCAGAAACTCATTGGACACAGCAATACGATGCGTCGGTGAATACCTGCGCACATAGCTACTGGAAAGGTGTTTGTCGCTATGTTTCGATGGGACAAGACTGTGAG ATCGGTTTACGGAGGCGCACGTATTTTGTACTTTCGGGATCAGTATTGGCTGTCTGGTCGAGGGTAGAAAGTAGCTTAGCGGCTCGAATTGGCAATCAAAACCGAATGCAGGTTATTCGGTTGAAAACGAAGGAAGGCATAAAAATTGTCGGTACGCTTATACCAAAGAACTGTGTTGATCACTTAATCAAGGATCTGAGCAGCGATGCAGAAAAGGTTGAGGAGCAGTCGTTTTTAGAAAAGTAA